Proteins encoded by one window of Nocardia goodfellowii:
- a CDS encoding AraC family transcriptional regulator — translation MSPAPADVEYTLPIQRVQGLIEVATSKGWDIAAALADAGVAPELLAHGGSRVTLDQAVRIVQWLWRETGDELLGLGLRPVPLGTFRLVCFGLLGAPTARAAVVRYTNFQRSLPGVPPVSVREVGDEVRVSFDISEVVAPVALPIDTMLAACHRFVSWAAAKWLPLRRVEVPYSPIPGLDDYDQMFGAPVVFDAPAPALVFATEDFEAPLVRDEKDLLEFLSNAPSGVMGRRDYALSVAAQVRQILERGLTGTWPGVEDIAAELAMSPQTLRRKLGEEGAALRQIREQILRDAAIAGLVRGEETVAALSRRLGFSEPSAFSRAFRRWTGSPPGSYQR, via the coding sequence GTGTCACCCGCTCCCGCCGATGTCGAGTACACGCTGCCGATCCAGCGCGTGCAGGGCCTGATCGAGGTCGCCACGAGCAAGGGCTGGGATATCGCCGCCGCGCTCGCCGACGCCGGTGTCGCGCCGGAGTTGCTGGCGCACGGCGGTTCCCGGGTCACCCTCGATCAGGCCGTGCGGATCGTGCAGTGGCTGTGGCGCGAGACCGGTGACGAACTGCTCGGGCTGGGGCTGCGTCCGGTCCCGCTCGGCACTTTCCGGCTGGTGTGCTTCGGCCTGCTCGGCGCGCCGACCGCGCGGGCGGCGGTGGTGCGCTACACCAATTTCCAGCGTTCGCTGCCCGGCGTCCCGCCGGTGTCGGTGCGCGAGGTCGGCGACGAGGTCCGGGTGTCGTTCGACATCAGCGAAGTCGTCGCGCCCGTCGCGCTGCCCATCGACACCATGCTGGCCGCCTGCCACCGCTTCGTGTCCTGGGCGGCGGCCAAGTGGCTGCCGCTGCGCCGGGTCGAGGTGCCCTACTCGCCTATTCCCGGCCTCGACGATTACGACCAGATGTTCGGGGCGCCAGTCGTTTTCGACGCGCCCGCACCCGCGCTGGTCTTCGCGACCGAGGACTTCGAGGCACCGCTGGTACGCGATGAGAAGGACTTGCTGGAATTCCTGAGCAACGCGCCCTCCGGTGTGATGGGCCGGCGCGACTACGCACTGTCGGTGGCCGCGCAGGTCCGCCAGATTCTCGAACGCGGACTCACCGGTACCTGGCCCGGCGTGGAGGACATCGCCGCCGAGCTGGCCATGAGTCCGCAGACGCTGCGCCGCAAACTCGGCGAGGAAGGCGCCGCATTGCGGCAGATTCGCGAGCAGATACTGCGTGACGCGGCCATCGCCGGCCTGGTGCGCGGCGAGGAGACCGTGGCGGCCCTGTCCCGGCGGCTCGGCTTCTCCGAACCCAGCGCCTTCTCCCGCGCCTTCCGGCGCTGGACCGGCAGTCCGCCCGGGTCCTACCAGCGCTGA
- the rox gene encoding rifampin monooxygenase, with protein MFDVIIAGGGPTGTMLAAELRLHGVRVVVLEKEAEPTKIVRGLGLHARSIEVLDQRGLLERFLAAGQRYPLRAAFAGITGAAPERLDTAHEYLLGIPQNITDRLLYEHAAEVGAEIRHGAELTGLAQDDSGVTVELADGTRMRSRYLVGCDGGHSAVRKLLGVEFPGESSTVDTLLGELELTADPETVAAVNAEVRKTQLRFGAGPLPGGGYRIVVPAATVAEDRSVAPDFEEFTRQLRATAGVDLGPHSPRWLSRFGDATRQAERYRVGRVLLAGDAAHVHPPLGGQGLNLGIQDAFNLGWKLAAEIAGWAPPDLLDSYHTERHPVAADVLDNTRAQVQLMLLEPGPRAVRRLFAQLMEFEEVNRFLIEKITAIGIRYDFGDDNPLVGRRLRDLPLKRGRLYERMHHGRGLLLDQTGALSVADWADRIDHVVEVSEELTAPAVLLRPDGHIAWAGSEQQDLLAHLPRWFGAAGHR; from the coding sequence ATGTTCGACGTGATCATCGCCGGTGGCGGTCCGACCGGGACGATGCTGGCGGCCGAGTTGCGGCTGCACGGTGTGCGAGTGGTGGTGCTGGAGAAGGAGGCCGAGCCCACGAAGATCGTGCGGGGCCTCGGACTGCACGCGCGCAGTATCGAGGTGCTGGATCAGCGTGGTCTGCTCGAGCGGTTCCTGGCGGCGGGTCAGCGTTATCCGCTGCGCGCCGCCTTCGCCGGGATCACCGGAGCGGCGCCGGAGCGGCTCGATACCGCGCACGAATACCTCTTGGGTATCCCGCAGAACATCACCGACCGGCTGCTGTACGAGCATGCCGCCGAAGTCGGGGCCGAGATCCGGCACGGCGCGGAACTGACGGGACTGGCGCAGGACGACAGCGGCGTGACCGTCGAACTGGCCGACGGCACCCGCATGCGTTCGCGCTACCTGGTCGGCTGCGACGGCGGCCACAGCGCGGTGCGCAAGCTGCTCGGCGTCGAGTTCCCCGGCGAGTCGAGCACGGTCGACACCTTGCTGGGCGAGCTGGAATTGACCGCGGACCCGGAGACCGTCGCCGCCGTCAACGCCGAGGTGCGCAAGACCCAGTTGCGTTTCGGCGCGGGGCCGCTCCCGGGCGGCGGCTACCGCATCGTGGTGCCCGCCGCGACCGTGGCCGAGGATCGTTCGGTCGCACCGGATTTCGAGGAGTTCACCCGGCAGCTGCGGGCCACGGCCGGCGTCGACCTCGGCCCGCACTCGCCGCGCTGGCTGTCCCGTTTCGGCGACGCCACCCGCCAGGCCGAACGTTATCGGGTCGGCCGGGTGCTGCTGGCCGGTGACGCCGCGCACGTCCACCCGCCGCTGGGCGGGCAGGGCCTGAACCTGGGCATCCAGGACGCGTTCAACCTCGGCTGGAAACTGGCGGCCGAGATCGCGGGCTGGGCGCCGCCGGACCTGCTGGACAGCTATCACACCGAACGGCACCCGGTGGCCGCCGACGTGCTGGACAACACGCGCGCGCAGGTGCAGCTGATGTTGCTCGAGCCGGGCCCGCGGGCAGTGCGGCGGTTGTTCGCGCAGCTGATGGAGTTCGAGGAGGTCAACCGGTTTCTGATCGAGAAGATCACCGCGATCGGCATCCGGTACGACTTCGGCGACGACAATCCACTGGTGGGCCGCCGACTGCGTGACCTGCCGTTGAAACGCGGCCGTCTCTACGAGCGGATGCACCACGGGCGCGGTCTGCTGCTCGACCAGACCGGCGCGCTGTCGGTGGCGGACTGGGCGGACCGGATCGACCACGTCGTCGAGGTCAGCGAGGAGCTGACGGCCCCGGCCGTGCTGCTGCGTCCGGACGGCCATATCGCGTGGGCGGGCTCCGAACAACAGGATCTGCTCGCACACCTGCCGCGCTGGTTCGGCGCCGCCGGACACCGGTAA
- a CDS encoding glycosyltransferase family 4 protein, producing MISTPSGSGSLIYNIRESGAPLNIVMVAPPYFEIPPAGYGGVEAVVAQLVDALVARGHRVTLLGAGRPGTTATRFIPVWDKILADRLGDPFPEVVNALKVRETIMELARTEHIDVIHDHTFAGPLNAPVYRSLGIPTVVTVHGPVDGEEQEYYGALGDAAQLIAISDRQRSLAPRLNWLGRVYNAVLPSAWPFQKEKQDYALFLGRYAPYKGPDLALEAAHIAGIPLVLAAKMNEPAEKAYFQRSVRPLLSEKDFVFGEADAIAKRLLLSQARCLLFPIRWEEPFGIVMIEAMACGTPVVALRGGAVSEVVEHGVTGFICDDPAELPAAMAAAAELDPVACRRRVIEHFSVDRLGAGYEASYYAAMERAELPRISSGSRVTAATGRVLDRDLSVVANK from the coding sequence ATGATCAGCACGCCGTCCGGTTCCGGTTCGTTGATTTACAACATCCGGGAATCCGGTGCGCCACTAAATATCGTTATGGTGGCTCCGCCCTATTTCGAGATTCCACCCGCTGGATACGGCGGCGTCGAAGCAGTGGTGGCACAGTTGGTCGACGCACTGGTCGCGCGCGGGCACCGGGTCACCCTGCTCGGCGCGGGCCGGCCCGGAACCACTGCCACCCGCTTCATCCCGGTGTGGGACAAGATTCTCGCCGACCGGCTCGGCGATCCGTTCCCCGAGGTGGTCAACGCGCTGAAGGTGCGCGAAACCATTATGGAGCTGGCCCGCACCGAGCACATCGACGTGATCCACGATCACACGTTCGCCGGCCCGCTGAACGCGCCGGTGTATCGGTCGCTGGGTATCCCGACGGTCGTGACCGTGCACGGTCCGGTCGACGGTGAGGAGCAGGAATACTACGGCGCGCTCGGCGATGCCGCGCAGCTGATCGCGATCAGTGACCGGCAGCGCAGTTTGGCGCCTCGGTTGAATTGGCTGGGACGCGTTTACAATGCGGTCCTGCCGAGTGCCTGGCCTTTCCAGAAGGAAAAACAGGACTATGCCCTGTTCCTAGGCCGTTACGCGCCCTACAAGGGCCCGGACCTGGCATTGGAGGCAGCGCATATCGCGGGCATTCCGCTGGTTTTGGCGGCGAAAATGAACGAGCCTGCGGAAAAAGCGTATTTCCAGCGTTCTGTCCGGCCGTTGTTGAGTGAAAAGGACTTTGTGTTCGGCGAGGCAGACGCGATTGCTAAGCGATTACTGTTATCGCAAGCGCGATGCTTGCTTTTCCCGATCCGCTGGGAAGAGCCATTCGGCATCGTAATGATCGAGGCCATGGCCTGCGGTACCCCGGTCGTCGCGCTGCGCGGCGGCGCGGTGTCGGAGGTCGTCGAGCACGGAGTCACCGGTTTCATCTGTGACGACCCGGCCGAACTTCCCGCGGCGATGGCCGCGGCGGCCGAACTGGACCCAGTCGCCTGCCGCCGCCGGGTGATCGAGCACTTCTCGGTCGACCGGCTCGGCGCCGGCTACGAGGCGTCCTACTACGCCGCGATGGAACGCGCCGAACTGCCGCGCATTTCGTCCGGCTCCCGCGTCACCGCGGCGACCGGCCGCGTGCTCGACCGCGACCTGTCGGTCGTGGCGAACAAGTAG
- a CDS encoding dihydrofolate reductase family protein, with the protein MTRELVYTGFMSLDGVVDSPGGQVEGHRSGGWVMETEFVPEAFALKGEELADTTALMFGRRSYEAFAPTWRDSADHAGYKELPKYVVSTSLAEDDLIEGWGPITILRSAEDVAALKQGDGGAIFMHGSAELARRLADADLIDRYNLLVFPVLLGAGKSLFSRADRDKQQLRLRESATYANGVAKLVYDVTR; encoded by the coding sequence TTGACACGTGAACTGGTGTACACGGGCTTCATGTCGCTCGACGGTGTTGTGGACTCGCCGGGCGGGCAGGTGGAGGGACACCGGAGCGGCGGCTGGGTGATGGAAACCGAGTTCGTGCCCGAGGCGTTCGCGCTCAAGGGCGAAGAACTCGCCGACACGACCGCGCTGATGTTCGGGCGGCGCAGCTACGAGGCGTTCGCCCCGACCTGGCGCGACTCCGCGGATCACGCCGGGTACAAGGAATTGCCTAAGTACGTGGTCTCGACCTCGCTGGCCGAGGACGACCTGATCGAGGGCTGGGGTCCGATCACGATCCTGCGGTCGGCCGAGGACGTCGCGGCGCTGAAACAGGGCGACGGCGGCGCGATCTTCATGCACGGCAGCGCCGAGCTGGCCCGGCGATTGGCCGACGCGGACCTGATCGACCGATACAACCTGCTCGTGTTCCCGGTGCTGCTGGGTGCGGGCAAGAGCCTGTTCAGCCGGGCGGACCGGGACAAGCAACAACTGCGTCTCCGCGAGTCCGCGACCTATGCCAACGGTGTGGCCAAGCTCGTCTACGACGTCACGCGCTGA
- a CDS encoding helix-turn-helix domain-containing protein, whose product MGLLFETRASDSRWIDSVWTCRSEQVSEMTSVATETWGLVFWAQRGVACAAITGPESRCGTAPVPEDAKFVGIQFAVGTSLRAVAAPALVDSGILLPDVTSRSFWLTGARWETPHPDDAEALVDRLVRAGVVVRDPLIEGVLRGECPAITDRTLERRFRSATGLTQGAVRQIGRARAAALSLSAGEYPSDVVDKLGYYDEPHLARALRRYVGRTARQLRAGTGGVLALDPGQRVTS is encoded by the coding sequence GTGGGATTGCTGTTCGAAACTCGTGCGTCGGATTCGCGGTGGATCGACTCGGTCTGGACTTGCCGCAGCGAGCAGGTCTCGGAGATGACCAGCGTGGCGACCGAGACCTGGGGCCTGGTCTTCTGGGCACAGCGGGGCGTGGCGTGCGCGGCCATCACCGGGCCCGAAAGCCGTTGCGGCACCGCGCCGGTGCCCGAGGACGCGAAGTTCGTCGGGATCCAGTTCGCGGTCGGCACGTCACTGCGCGCGGTAGCGGCACCGGCCCTGGTCGACAGTGGGATTCTGTTGCCGGACGTGACCAGCCGGTCTTTCTGGCTGACGGGCGCGCGCTGGGAAACGCCGCACCCGGACGACGCCGAAGCATTGGTAGACCGGCTTGTGCGAGCGGGCGTGGTGGTTCGCGATCCCTTGATCGAGGGCGTCTTGCGCGGAGAATGCCCGGCGATCACCGATCGCACGCTCGAACGTCGCTTCCGGTCGGCGACGGGCCTCACCCAGGGCGCCGTCCGGCAGATCGGACGCGCCCGAGCCGCCGCGTTGTCGCTGAGCGCGGGCGAGTACCCGAGCGATGTCGTGGACAAGCTCGGGTACTACGACGAACCCCATCTGGCTCGCGCACTGCGCCGCTACGTCGGACGTACCGCCCGGCAATTACGTGCGGGCACCGGTGGCGTGCTCGCGCTGGACCCCGGTCAGCGCGTGACGTCGTAG
- a CDS encoding lysophospholipid acyltransferase family protein: MHKKAPRRPRGLGKRAWVITQFVRRILRALAWSNIVRVTVLGRELVPETGPVIVASNHLSMLDAVFLWGALRRRAVAIAMAELWSWPLVGWLVRRLGQIPVVRRDSASGRSAMAQAEQILRHGGVLIIYPEGRLVGPGEYEPYKPGVAHLAMTTGVPIIPVATTGTDRVLPMRRTRGDGPAFDRRHPVTVHFGRAIDPTDFDDPDKLLDHLRHRIEALRENPA; this comes from the coding sequence ATGCATAAGAAGGCACCGCGTCGGCCCAGGGGCTTGGGAAAGCGAGCCTGGGTGATCACCCAGTTCGTGCGCCGCATCCTGCGGGCGCTGGCCTGGTCGAACATCGTGCGGGTCACCGTGCTCGGCCGCGAGCTGGTCCCGGAGACCGGTCCGGTGATCGTGGCGAGCAACCACCTCTCGATGCTCGACGCCGTCTTCCTGTGGGGTGCCCTGCGCCGGCGCGCCGTTGCCATCGCCATGGCCGAACTGTGGTCGTGGCCGCTGGTCGGATGGCTGGTCCGGCGACTCGGCCAGATCCCGGTGGTCCGCCGTGACAGCGCATCAGGCCGATCCGCCATGGCACAGGCCGAGCAGATCCTGCGGCACGGCGGCGTGTTGATCATCTACCCGGAAGGCCGGCTGGTCGGCCCCGGCGAATACGAACCATACAAACCCGGTGTCGCCCACCTCGCTATGACCACCGGCGTCCCGATCATCCCGGTCGCCACCACCGGCACCGACCGGGTCCTCCCCATGCGGCGGACGCGCGGCGACGGACCCGCCTTCGACCGCCGCCACCCGGTGACCGTTCACTTCGGCCGCGCCATCGATCCCACCGACTTCGATGACCCGGACAAACTACTGGACCACCTCCGGCACCGAATCGAAGCGCTGCGGGAGAACCCCGCCTGA
- a CDS encoding MarR family winged helix-turn-helix transcriptional regulator, with amino-acid sequence MTADAALTGLADGWYALSLLHDRIEAQIERALQTGHQLSVREYSLLVVLSRQHDGPGGHLRMNQVAEAVVLSQSAATRLVTRLEDRGLLQRYLCPDDRRGIYTDVTPAGLDLLEEARPTHDAALSGALRRAAADPELAPLVTAVEALNTRGSARV; translated from the coding sequence ATGACCGCAGATGCCGCGCTGACCGGCCTGGCCGACGGCTGGTACGCCCTGTCCCTGCTGCACGACCGGATCGAGGCGCAAATCGAGCGCGCATTGCAAACCGGACATCAGCTGAGCGTGCGCGAGTACTCACTGCTGGTCGTGCTCAGCCGCCAGCACGACGGACCGGGCGGGCACCTGCGCATGAACCAGGTCGCCGAGGCCGTCGTACTCAGCCAGAGCGCCGCCACCAGGCTCGTCACCCGGCTGGAAGATCGCGGCCTGCTCCAGCGCTACCTGTGCCCCGACGATCGCCGCGGCATCTACACCGACGTCACCCCCGCCGGCCTGGACCTGCTGGAAGAGGCCCGCCCCACCCACGACGCCGCCCTCTCCGGCGCGCTGCGCCGAGCCGCCGCCGACCCCGAGCTGGCGCCCCTGGTCACCGCGGTCGAAGCCCTGAACACCCGCGGCAGCGCCCGGGTTTGA
- a CDS encoding MFS transporter: protein MPLALLALTLGAFGIGTTEFVVVGLLPDIADTYAVSIPTAGLLVTGYALGVVAGAPLMTGLGTRVSRKRMLLGMLLLLIAGNVLSAVAPTFAVLLTGRVVASLAHGAFFGIGAVVAGTLVSPDRRAGAIAIMFTGLTVATMVGVPLGTLLGHSFGWRLTFLFVASIGLIGLVGVAALVPEQPAPRDARLRSELAVFRNPQVLLAMAMTVLGFGGVFAAITYLAPMMTEVTGYAESSVTWLLVLFGLGFFLGNLIGGKYADRHLMPMLYSTLGGLAIVLALFTVTAHNKIAAAVTVVLIGALGFATVPPLQKRVLDHAAGAPTLASAVNIGAFNLGNAIAAWLGGVVIAAGFGYTAPNWVGVALVVAALVLAVVSGQLEHRAADRSATPDRRLVTAGEA from the coding sequence ATGCCACTCGCCCTGCTCGCCCTGACCCTCGGGGCCTTCGGGATCGGGACCACCGAATTCGTGGTCGTCGGGTTGCTGCCCGACATCGCCGACACCTACGCGGTGTCCATTCCGACCGCCGGGCTGCTGGTCACCGGGTACGCCCTCGGTGTCGTCGCCGGAGCGCCGCTGATGACCGGTCTCGGCACCCGCGTCTCCCGCAAGCGCATGCTCCTGGGCATGCTGCTGCTGCTCATCGCGGGCAACGTGCTGTCCGCGGTGGCACCGACTTTCGCGGTGCTGCTGACCGGCCGTGTCGTCGCCTCGCTGGCACACGGCGCGTTCTTCGGTATCGGTGCGGTCGTGGCGGGCACCCTGGTGAGCCCCGATCGCCGAGCCGGCGCGATCGCGATCATGTTCACCGGCCTGACCGTCGCCACCATGGTCGGCGTGCCGCTGGGCACGCTGCTCGGGCACAGCTTCGGTTGGCGGCTGACGTTCCTGTTCGTCGCGTCGATCGGACTGATCGGCCTGGTGGGCGTCGCCGCGCTGGTGCCCGAGCAGCCCGCTCCCCGGGACGCGAGACTGCGCAGCGAACTCGCCGTCTTCCGCAATCCGCAGGTGCTGCTGGCGATGGCCATGACCGTGCTCGGGTTCGGCGGAGTCTTCGCCGCCATCACCTATCTCGCGCCGATGATGACCGAGGTCACCGGCTACGCCGAGAGTTCGGTCACCTGGCTGCTGGTGTTGTTCGGTCTGGGTTTCTTCCTGGGCAACCTCATCGGCGGAAAATACGCCGACCGGCATCTGATGCCGATGCTCTACAGCACCCTCGGCGGGCTCGCGATCGTATTGGCCCTGTTCACGGTGACGGCGCACAACAAGATCGCCGCCGCCGTCACTGTGGTGCTGATCGGCGCACTCGGCTTCGCGACGGTGCCGCCGTTGCAGAAGCGGGTGCTGGACCACGCCGCCGGGGCGCCGACGCTCGCCTCCGCCGTCAATATCGGCGCGTTCAATCTCGGCAACGCCATCGCGGCCTGGCTCGGCGGTGTGGTCATCGCGGCGGGCTTCGGCTACACCGCCCCCAACTGGGTCGGCGTCGCCCTGGTGGTCGCCGCCCTCGTATTGGCCGTGGTGTCAGGACAATTGGAGCATCGCGCGGCGGACCGCTCGGCCACCCCGGACCGGCGGTTGGTCACCGCGGGCGAGGCCTGA
- a CDS encoding VOC family protein, whose amino-acid sequence MSCRITELVIDCADPQRLADFWCEVLGYVELGWEGDTHLEIGPPEAGFGGPQPTLVFAGGSAPGGGKLPLHFDVNPTDRDQDAELERLLALGARRVDIGQPGAASWHVLADPEGNEFCLLRRRVEPVE is encoded by the coding sequence ATGTCTTGCAGGATCACCGAACTGGTCATCGACTGTGCCGATCCCCAACGGCTGGCGGACTTCTGGTGCGAAGTCCTCGGCTACGTCGAGCTGGGCTGGGAGGGCGACACCCACCTGGAGATCGGCCCGCCCGAAGCCGGTTTCGGCGGACCGCAGCCCACCCTCGTCTTCGCGGGCGGCAGCGCGCCGGGGGGCGGCAAACTGCCGTTGCACTTCGACGTGAACCCCACCGACCGCGATCAGGACGCCGAGCTGGAACGACTGCTCGCCCTGGGTGCGCGGAGGGTCGACATCGGCCAGCCCGGCGCGGCCTCGTGGCATGTCCTCGCCGACCCGGAGGGCAACGAATTTTGCCTGCTCCGGCGCCGGGTCGAGCCGGTCGAGTAG